From a region of the Deinococcus terrestris genome:
- a CDS encoding GNAT family N-acetyltransferase, whose translation MTPALPSLPVTLRDRRTSDLPILTRWLTDPAAEWRRWDAPYFPAAGTTRTMEAYADYLAAHGPDADEQVIDVDGVVVGMVNRSEEEPEGGGWWDLGILIYDPAYWGGGVGTRALGLWVQDTLDWTDAHVLTVTTWGGNERMLRLGKRLGFRECARVRQARLWEGVRYDSVQLDLLRGEWRGLPQP comes from the coding sequence GTGACCCCTGCCCTGCCCTCTCTCCCGGTCACGCTGCGCGACCGCCGGACCAGTGACCTGCCCATCCTGACCCGCTGGCTGACCGACCCGGCGGCCGAGTGGCGGCGCTGGGACGCGCCGTACTTTCCGGCGGCGGGCACCACCCGCACGATGGAGGCGTATGCCGATTACCTCGCGGCCCACGGTCCCGACGCCGACGAGCAGGTCATTGACGTGGACGGCGTGGTGGTCGGCATGGTCAACCGCTCGGAGGAGGAACCGGAGGGCGGCGGCTGGTGGGACCTCGGCATCCTGATCTACGACCCGGCGTACTGGGGCGGCGGCGTGGGCACGCGGGCGCTGGGGCTGTGGGTGCAGGACACCCTGGACTGGACCGACGCGCATGTCCTGACCGTGACCACCTGGGGCGGCAACGAGCGGATGCTGCGCCTCGGAAAGCGGCTCGGCTTCCGCGAGTGCGCCCGCGTGCGGCAGGCGCGGCTGTGGGAGGGCGTGCGCTACGACAGCGTGCAACTGGACCTGCTGCGCGGGGAGTGGCGCGGGCTGCCCCAGCCATGA
- a CDS encoding GNAT family N-acetyltransferase — translation MPPRIRPAQTFDAAFAAPLIQEAIGRVGHHLTGTTTDEDAAHVIAEFFMARGNRLSFTHTLIAEGEGGRPVGLAVLYPGEFAQALDAPFREHRRSLGLDPAIPTEAGAGELYLDTLATVAQARGRGVGAALIAACAERARTLGLPLTLLVEDGNPAARLYARSGFVAVGRQNLAGHPYTRLARQPDA, via the coding sequence ATGCCCCCCCGCATTCGCCCGGCCCAGACCTTTGACGCGGCCTTCGCCGCCCCGCTGATTCAGGAGGCCATCGGGCGGGTGGGCCACCACCTGACGGGCACCACGACCGACGAGGACGCCGCGCACGTCATCGCTGAATTCTTCATGGCGCGGGGAAACCGGCTGAGCTTCACGCACACGCTGATCGCGGAGGGGGAGGGGGGCCGTCCGGTGGGCCTCGCCGTGCTCTATCCGGGCGAGTTCGCGCAGGCCCTCGACGCGCCCTTCCGCGAGCACCGCCGCTCGCTGGGGCTAGACCCGGCCATTCCCACCGAGGCAGGGGCGGGCGAGCTGTACCTCGACACCCTCGCCACGGTCGCCCAGGCGCGGGGGCGGGGGGTGGGCGCGGCCTTGATCGCCGCCTGTGCGGAACGGGCACGAACACTCGGCCTCCCGCTGACCCTGCTGGTGGAGGACGGCAACCCGGCGGCGCGGCTCTACGCCCGCAGCGGCTTCGTGGCGGTGGGACGGCAGAACCTCGCAGGGCACCCGTACACGCGACTGGCCCGGCAGCCTGACGCCTGA
- a CDS encoding Gfo/Idh/MocA family protein — protein sequence MPLKPEIDHPESERRRVGYAIVGIGELTAGELIPAARTSDHAYVAALVTSEKDKGVAFARAYDLTEEDVYSYEDFERLKEREDVEAVYIVLPNSLHREYVERAARMGKHVLCEKPLGVNAGDAQAMVDACREAGVLLMTAYRCQYTPQHWAARDAVQGGKLGPVKLVDAIHGQVEDDPEAWRLKRDLAGGGPLPDVGIYCLNTIRFVLGQEPEWVFAALHQPQGDERFREVEESLSFMLGFPGGVIANGLTSYGTQKTATLRVLGEKGTVLMDPAYTYQGLELTISDGEGDFQPKLPDEDQFGLEMDHFAQRVRDGKEPWTPGEEGVQDHRIMDAMYESARTGQVVRLERVEGKDAFRGTEPQVPGRK from the coding sequence ATGCCCCTGAAACCCGAGATCGATCACCCCGAGTCCGAGCGCCGCCGCGTCGGGTACGCCATCGTCGGCATCGGCGAACTGACGGCCGGAGAACTCATTCCCGCCGCCCGGACCAGCGACCACGCCTATGTCGCCGCCCTCGTCACCAGCGAGAAGGACAAGGGCGTGGCCTTCGCGCGGGCCTATGACCTGACCGAGGAGGACGTGTACAGCTACGAGGACTTTGAACGCCTCAAGGAGCGCGAGGACGTGGAGGCCGTCTATATCGTCCTCCCCAACTCCCTGCACCGTGAGTACGTGGAGCGGGCCGCCCGGATGGGCAAGCACGTCCTGTGCGAGAAGCCGCTGGGCGTGAATGCCGGGGACGCGCAGGCGATGGTGGACGCCTGCCGGGAGGCCGGGGTCCTGCTGATGACCGCCTACCGCTGCCAGTACACGCCCCAGCACTGGGCTGCCCGCGACGCCGTGCAGGGCGGCAAACTCGGCCCGGTCAAGTTGGTGGACGCGATTCACGGGCAGGTCGAGGACGACCCGGAGGCGTGGCGCCTGAAGCGCGACCTCGCGGGCGGCGGGCCGTTGCCCGACGTGGGCATCTATTGCCTGAACACCATCCGCTTCGTACTGGGGCAGGAACCCGAGTGGGTCTTCGCGGCGCTGCACCAGCCGCAGGGCGACGAGCGCTTCCGCGAGGTGGAGGAATCGCTCAGCTTCATGCTGGGCTTTCCCGGCGGCGTGATCGCCAACGGCCTGACGAGCTACGGCACCCAGAAGACCGCCACCCTGCGCGTGCTGGGCGAGAAAGGCACCGTGCTGATGGACCCCGCCTACACCTATCAGGGCCTGGAGCTGACCATCTCGGACGGCGAGGGCGACTTCCAGCCCAAGCTCCCCGACGAGGACCAGTTCGGGCTGGAGATGGACCACTTCGCCCAGCGGGTCCGCGACGGCAAGGAGCCCTGGACCCCCGGCGAGGAGGGCGTGCAGGACCACCGCATCATGGACGCGATGTACGAGAGCGCGAGGACCGGGCAGGTCGTGCGGCTGGAGCGTGTGGAGGGCAAGGACGCCTTCCGGGGCACCGAGCCGCAGGTGCCGGGGCGGAAGTGA
- a CDS encoding putative glycolipid-binding domain-containing protein gives MNRGAGEVNVVWQGLNPGRPSLEHLRLIPWVEATGTVVGVSEGRPFTLLYRLDLGGDGSPIRLRCHLDGGQHLDLSRSGEGEWTTAEEKPLPLLRGCTDVDLRVTPFTNTLPLRRLNLRFGEGQEVHVVWVDVPSLDVQAARQRYTRTDERTYRYENMDSGYSNEVTVDGKGLVTLYPDAFERLA, from the coding sequence GTGAATCGGGGAGCGGGTGAGGTCAACGTCGTTTGGCAGGGCCTGAACCCTGGCCGTCCCAGCCTCGAACACCTCCGGCTGATCCCTTGGGTAGAGGCGACAGGAACGGTCGTCGGCGTCAGTGAGGGACGACCTTTCACCCTGCTCTACAGACTTGATCTCGGAGGAGACGGTTCTCCCATACGCCTGCGTTGCCATCTTGATGGTGGGCAACATCTGGACCTCTCCCGGTCGGGAGAAGGCGAATGGACCACCGCCGAGGAAAAGCCGCTCCCGCTCTTGCGAGGCTGCACCGATGTGGACCTCCGCGTCACACCGTTCACCAACACCCTCCCCCTGCGCCGCCTGAACCTGCGCTTTGGGGAGGGCCAGGAGGTGCATGTCGTCTGGGTCGATGTCCCTTCACTGGATGTGCAGGCGGCTCGCCAACGTTACACGCGGACGGACGAGCGGACCTATCGATACGAGAATATGGACAGTGGGTACAGCAATGAGGTCACCGTAGACGGAAAAGGCTTAGTGACGCTCTACCCGGACGCCTTTGAGCGGTTGGCCTAA
- the yidD gene encoding membrane protein insertion efficiency factor YidD, which produces MPTPLDRLTLSGIRLYQRQLSPRKGFRCAHAALHGGESCSAAVARIVREDGLVRGRPRIVARFGACREAHNVIHGGSPLALGSSVETRGVCCIGPIPIPFRCG; this is translated from the coding sequence ATGCCCACTCCCCTTGACCGCCTGACCCTCTCCGGCATTCGCCTCTACCAGCGGCAGCTCTCGCCGCGCAAGGGCTTTCGCTGCGCCCACGCCGCGCTGCACGGGGGCGAGTCGTGCTCGGCGGCGGTGGCCCGCATCGTGCGGGAGGACGGTCTGGTGCGGGGACGGCCCCGGATTGTCGCCCGGTTCGGGGCGTGCCGGGAGGCGCATAACGTCATTCACGGCGGCTCTCCGCTCGCCCTAGGGTCCAGTGTGGAGACGCGCGGCGTGTGCTGCATCGGGCCGATTCCGATTCCCTTCCGCTGCGGCTGA